In Mastigocladopsis repens PCC 10914, a single window of DNA contains:
- the rfaE2 gene encoding D-glycero-beta-D-manno-heptose 1-phosphate adenylyltransferase, producing MKPELIKLLDAIAHLYVIVIGEAMLDGYLEGLSNSLCPEAPVPVVTLTNRLYVPGGAANTAVNVRSISANVTFLSVIGDDWEGSQLQQALSERGVSTKHILKASNRQTLTKQRVMAASQILVRFDSGTTDAIDAHSEQALIDKLELLFPECDAVIVSDYGYGILTQRVINALAQLQQSNPRVLVVDSKNLTAYRHLNVTAVKPNYKQAVELLDIPLPPLIKGAMGGISRAEQIKPYEEKLLHLTGAKIAAVTLDAEGAMIFEHDSLPYRTYAQPTAESRTSGAGDTYSCALTLALAAGAATPLAADFAAAAAAVVVRKEGTSACCAEELREFISEVEEASLTHRHTDTQTRGNFLSASPRHPISASSSSPLSPPVKCIPDLNQLLTLVASYRNVGHKIVFTNGCFDILHAGHVSYLNRAKALGDILIIGVNSDDSIRRIKGENRPINPLEDRIQVLGGLGCVDHLVAFDEDTPIDLIRLVRPDVYVKGGDYTKETLPEAPVVEQYGGIVELLPFLENRSTTRIIERVCQLNMEQDD from the coding sequence GTGAAACCAGAATTGATAAAGCTGTTAGATGCGATCGCTCATCTTTATGTCATCGTTATAGGTGAAGCGATGTTGGATGGCTACTTAGAAGGATTGAGTAATAGCCTTTGCCCAGAGGCTCCAGTGCCAGTTGTTACTCTGACAAATCGCTTGTATGTTCCCGGAGGTGCCGCTAATACTGCTGTTAATGTCCGTAGTATCAGTGCAAATGTGACATTTTTATCAGTGATTGGCGATGATTGGGAGGGTTCCCAACTACAGCAAGCACTTTCAGAACGTGGCGTTTCCACAAAACACATCCTCAAAGCGTCAAATAGACAAACGCTTACCAAGCAGCGGGTGATGGCAGCGTCGCAAATTCTGGTAAGATTTGATTCTGGCACCACTGATGCCATTGACGCTCACAGCGAGCAAGCACTGATTGACAAACTGGAGCTTCTATTTCCAGAATGTGATGCCGTAATTGTCTCAGATTACGGTTATGGAATTTTGACACAAAGAGTGATTAATGCTTTAGCACAACTTCAGCAAAGCAATCCTCGCGTTCTTGTCGTTGACTCTAAAAACCTCACCGCCTACCGTCACCTTAACGTCACCGCAGTCAAACCGAACTACAAGCAAGCAGTGGAGTTGCTTGATATCCCATTGCCCCCCCTTATTAAGGGGGCGATGGGGGGGATCTCCCGTGCAGAGCAAATCAAACCTTATGAGGAAAAACTGCTCCACCTCACAGGTGCGAAAATAGCTGCTGTCACCTTAGATGCAGAAGGTGCAATGATTTTCGAGCATGATTCCTTACCATACCGCACCTATGCCCAACCTACCGCCGAATCCCGTACCTCAGGGGCAGGAGATACCTATAGTTGCGCCCTAACCCTTGCCCTAGCAGCAGGTGCTGCAACACCACTTGCTGCTGATTTCGCCGCCGCCGCCGCTGCTGTCGTTGTGCGAAAAGAGGGAACCAGCGCCTGTTGTGCTGAGGAACTGCGTGAGTTTATTTCCGAAGTAGAGGAAGCTTCGCTGACACACAGACACACAGACACACAGACACGGGGAAATTTTCTCTCCGCGTCACCGCGTCACCCAATCTCCGCGTCTTCCTCATCCCCCTTATCTCCCCCTGTGAAATGCATCCCTGACCTCAATCAACTCCTCACCCTTGTCGCCTCTTACCGCAATGTAGGACATAAAATAGTTTTCACCAACGGCTGCTTTGACATCCTCCATGCTGGACACGTTTCCTATCTCAATCGTGCTAAAGCATTGGGTGACATCCTGATTATTGGCGTTAACTCCGACGACAGCATCCGCCGTATCAAAGGTGAAAATCGCCCTATCAACCCCTTGGAAGACCGTATCCAAGTTCTGGGCGGACTAGGCTGTGTTGACCATCTCGTTGCTTTTGACGAAGACACCCCAATCGACCTGATCCGCTTAGTTCGCCCTGATGTCTACGTTAAAGGTGGCGACTATACCAAAGAAACTCTACCAGAAGCACCTGTGGTAGAACAATACGGCGGTATCGTTGAACTTTTGCCCTTCTTAGAAAACCGTTCCACCACTCGTATCATCGAGCGTGTTTGTCAATTAAACATGGAGCAAGATGACTAA
- a CDS encoding glycosyltransferase, translating into MSKSIALISEHASPLGTFGGADSGGQNVYVGQIAKHLAIAGYKVDVFTRRDSEDLPEIIQWMDGVRIINVPAGPPTYVRKEDILPYMEEFTAYVLNFCQNPWSFQSKAHKKYDLIHANFWMSALVAAEIKRVLGIPFVVTFHALGRVRRFWQGEADEFPDERFIIEDRIVAEADHIIAECPQDEEDLLRLYHAKKEKITIIPCGFDASEFWQVDKTKARKTLNLPPDERLILQLGRLVPRKGVDTVIRAFGHLLQQYDIQAKLLIVGGESEEPDPHLTPEIARLQTIATEEGVESQVTFVGRRSREMVKYYYCAADVFVTTPWYEPFGITPLEAMACGTPVIGSHVGGIKYTVKDSETGYLVPPNEPEAIAERIAYLYKNPQVHKRLSHNAIQRVNHQFTWEKVTSSVASLYEKVLSQKQKPIFLSPPASPASPTPPLSSSLTFVDDTFAAAIAAMEKSRQTLKTAIVEAAEALFTCFALGGKVLVCGNGGSAADAQHFAAEFVGKLRCSKRAGLPVMALTADTAFLTAWANDVGYEYVFSRQVETFAQPGDVLLGISTSGRSPNIIEAFKTARHSHINTIALVGGDGGELLPLADLALVVPATDTQRIQEVHHLVLHLLCELVEKQVGKKEEGESGRVGETKSTQWKSSLLSTPVIP; encoded by the coding sequence ATGAGTAAATCAATTGCCTTAATTAGCGAACACGCTTCACCGCTTGGCACCTTTGGGGGTGCAGATAGTGGTGGTCAAAATGTCTATGTAGGACAGATAGCAAAACATCTGGCTATTGCTGGGTACAAAGTTGATGTTTTTACACGGCGCGATAGTGAGGATTTGCCAGAAATCATTCAATGGATGGATGGCGTTAGGATTATTAATGTGCCTGCTGGTCCTCCTACATACGTCCGTAAAGAAGATATATTGCCGTATATGGAAGAGTTTACGGCATATGTCCTGAATTTTTGTCAAAATCCTTGGTCTTTTCAAAGCAAAGCGCACAAAAAGTACGACTTGATACACGCAAATTTTTGGATGTCAGCATTGGTGGCGGCAGAAATTAAGCGGGTGTTGGGCATTCCTTTTGTTGTTACTTTTCATGCTCTTGGTCGTGTGCGCCGCTTTTGGCAAGGTGAGGCGGACGAATTTCCAGATGAGCGATTTATTATTGAAGACCGCATCGTTGCCGAAGCTGATCATATCATCGCTGAGTGTCCGCAGGATGAGGAAGATTTGCTGCGTCTGTATCATGCCAAAAAAGAAAAAATCACCATTATTCCTTGTGGTTTTGATGCAAGTGAGTTTTGGCAAGTTGATAAAACTAAGGCTCGTAAAACGCTTAATTTACCACCTGATGAACGTCTCATTCTCCAGTTAGGACGTTTGGTACCTCGAAAGGGCGTTGATACAGTCATTCGTGCCTTTGGGCATCTTCTGCAACAGTATGATATCCAAGCAAAGCTGTTGATTGTAGGCGGTGAATCAGAAGAACCAGATCCCCATTTGACACCAGAAATTGCTCGTTTGCAAACTATTGCAACTGAAGAAGGCGTTGAGTCGCAAGTGACATTTGTTGGACGCCGCAGCCGCGAAATGGTTAAATATTACTATTGTGCTGCTGATGTTTTCGTGACAACGCCTTGGTATGAACCATTTGGCATCACACCTTTAGAGGCGATGGCTTGTGGAACGCCTGTGATTGGTTCTCATGTTGGTGGTATAAAATATACCGTAAAAGACAGTGAAACTGGGTATCTTGTACCGCCAAATGAACCAGAGGCGATCGCCGAACGCATTGCCTATCTCTACAAAAATCCTCAAGTACACAAGCGTTTAAGCCACAACGCAATACAACGCGTCAATCACCAGTTTACCTGGGAAAAGGTAACAAGTTCAGTCGCGTCACTGTATGAGAAAGTCTTGAGTCAGAAGCAGAAACCAATTTTTCTTTCCCCCCCTGCTTCTCCTGCTTCCCCTACTCCTCCTCTTTCTTCTTCCCTCACTTTTGTTGATGACACTTTTGCAGCAGCAATAGCGGCGATGGAGAAATCCAGACAAACTTTGAAAACAGCCATTGTTGAAGCAGCGGAGGCGCTCTTCACTTGTTTTGCTTTGGGTGGAAAAGTGCTTGTTTGTGGTAATGGTGGTAGTGCGGCGGATGCTCAACATTTTGCAGCAGAATTTGTTGGTAAATTACGCTGCTCAAAACGTGCGGGACTTCCAGTTATGGCGCTGACGGCTGATACTGCTTTTTTAACTGCTTGGGCGAATGATGTTGGGTACGAGTATGTTTTTTCCCGACAGGTAGAAACATTTGCTCAACCGGGGGATGTATTACTTGGCATTAGTACAAGTGGGCGATCGCCCAATATCATCGAAGCGTTTAAAACTGCTCGTCATTCCCACATCAATACTATTGCTTTAGTTGGCGGTGACGGTGGGGAATTATTGCCACTAGCAGATTTAGCACTCGTTGTCCCAGCAACTGATACCCAACGTATTCAAGAGGTACATCACCTCGTACTACATCTTTTGTGTGAATTGGTTGAGAAGCAAGTTGGGAAAAAAGAGGAGGGGGAGAGTGGGAGAGTGGGAGAGACAAAGAGTACCCAATGGAAATCATCACTTCTATCAACTCCGGTAATACCGTAG
- a CDS encoding D-glycero-alpha-D-manno-heptose-1,7-bisphosphate 7-phosphatase: MRAVFLDKDGTLIEDVPYNVDPQQIKLTSGAIEGLFSLQEAGYKLIVITNQSGVARGYFPESALVGVEERLCQLLAAEGIYLTDFYYCPHHPDGVVAEFSLACDCRKPAPGLLLRAAGEHNIDLRSSWFIGDILNDVEAGLCAGCKTVLLDNGNETEWELSPIRTPDFIVTDLIEAAQVILSADGHLVGRNTAIPCSYLGGLW; this comes from the coding sequence ATGCGAGCAGTGTTTCTGGATAAAGACGGGACTTTAATTGAGGATGTGCCGTACAATGTTGATCCGCAACAAATTAAGCTAACGTCTGGTGCGATAGAGGGATTGTTCTCCCTCCAAGAAGCTGGGTACAAGTTGATTGTGATTACCAACCAGTCAGGTGTGGCGCGGGGGTATTTTCCCGAATCTGCGCTTGTGGGGGTGGAGGAACGATTGTGTCAACTTTTAGCAGCAGAAGGTATCTACCTAACTGATTTTTACTACTGTCCCCATCACCCGGATGGAGTCGTGGCAGAATTTTCACTTGCTTGTGATTGTCGCAAACCTGCACCAGGTTTACTTCTACGTGCGGCTGGTGAACACAACATTGATTTGCGTTCATCTTGGTTTATTGGCGACATCCTTAATGATGTAGAAGCTGGGCTTTGTGCTGGGTGCAAAACGGTTTTGCTTGATAATGGCAATGAAACTGAATGGGAATTGTCTCCCATAAGAACCCCAGATTTTATTGTGACCGACCTTATAGAAGCGGCACAGGTGATATTGTCTGCTGATGGACATCTCGTTGGTAGGAACACAGCAATACCGTGTTCCTACTTAGGAGGACTTTGGTGA
- a CDS encoding SDR family oxidoreductase — MEELKGKVVLVTGGGRGLGEAISHTLSSAGAIVVVADIREDLAHKVSGEIQANGFQALPLVLDITNEEQAQTAIDKIVSQYGRLDALINNAGTDLTVSIEELAIKDWDRILAVNLRAPFILSKLVLPVMKEQGSGHIINIASTASKRAWANASAYHASKWGLLGFSHALHVEARPYNIKVTALVAGGMQTPFLLDRFPDIDVSKLQDPKNVAATIRFLLSTPEGTVIPEMTVLPLGESSWP, encoded by the coding sequence ATGGAAGAACTCAAAGGCAAAGTCGTATTAGTCACAGGCGGTGGACGTGGACTTGGTGAAGCTATCAGTCACACATTATCGTCAGCAGGTGCGATCGTCGTTGTTGCAGATATTCGAGAGGACTTAGCCCATAAGGTGAGTGGCGAAATTCAAGCCAATGGCTTCCAAGCATTGCCCTTGGTGTTGGATATTACCAACGAAGAACAAGCTCAAACAGCGATCGACAAGATTGTCTCCCAATACGGGCGCTTGGATGCTCTGATTAACAATGCTGGTACGGATCTCACTGTTTCAATAGAGGAGCTTGCTATTAAAGATTGGGACAGAATTCTTGCTGTTAACTTACGCGCTCCCTTTATCTTGTCAAAATTGGTTTTACCCGTCATGAAAGAACAGGGTAGCGGTCATATTATTAACATTGCTTCCACCGCGTCAAAGCGAGCTTGGGCAAATGCTTCAGCTTACCATGCCAGTAAATGGGGACTGTTGGGCTTTAGTCATGCCTTGCACGTAGAGGCGCGTCCTTATAATATCAAGGTGACAGCCTTGGTTGCAGGTGGGATGCAAACGCCATTTTTGCTAGACCGTTTCCCTGATATTGATGTCAGCAAGTTGCAAGATCCCAAGAATGTAGCTGCAACAATTCGATTTTTGCTATCTACGCCAGAGGGAACTGTTATTCCTGAAATGACAGTTCTGCCACTGGGCGAGAGTTCTTGGCCGTAA
- a CDS encoding glycosyltransferase family 9 protein, translating to MRKILFVELLGGIGDVLIAVSVIHALARTHPKAELTVLTFPPGGELLKSDPLIKRVVYAEPGKAKQSVVELLTRETFDLIVSDTNYDDIDKVIQNSGASQVVTNLWRQPPADELVGDRFVKILQAEGLINPDAIEPAQLHLTPDELSRSQELFNHVRRPLVFLCPDAGMAIKRWSNVNFITLGKILQQRWDATVIVPVGSDANQAESIVQGIEGEARILPRGKLRDLAAALACADLVIAADTGPARIAAALNVLTITLFGPSWYGRYGQPQPHVNLQGYPECPERNISNFTVQQCWYGGVCPLDKGWQSCMERISVDEVLSVVEGFLINRQDEPALQEGFPPQATGVAKGAKKEKKRSIS from the coding sequence ATGCGTAAAATTCTGTTTGTCGAGCTATTGGGTGGAATTGGCGATGTTTTAATCGCGGTGAGTGTAATTCATGCCTTGGCGCGAACACACCCAAAAGCTGAACTGACAGTTTTAACTTTCCCGCCAGGGGGTGAACTGCTAAAAAGCGATCCGCTGATTAAGCGGGTTGTCTATGCGGAACCAGGGAAGGCAAAACAATCGGTTGTTGAGTTACTAACTCGTGAAACTTTTGATTTGATTGTCTCTGATACAAATTACGACGATATTGATAAAGTTATTCAAAATAGCGGTGCGTCGCAGGTGGTCACAAATTTGTGGCGACAACCTCCAGCAGATGAATTGGTGGGCGATCGCTTTGTCAAAATCTTGCAAGCAGAAGGTTTAATCAACCCGGATGCGATTGAACCTGCACAACTCCACCTCACCCCTGATGAACTAAGTAGATCACAAGAGCTATTCAATCATGTCCGCCGTCCTTTGGTATTCTTGTGTCCAGATGCGGGGATGGCAATTAAGCGCTGGTCTAATGTAAATTTTATTACTTTAGGTAAAATATTACAGCAGCGTTGGGATGCCACTGTAATTGTCCCAGTGGGTTCTGATGCAAACCAGGCGGAAAGCATCGTTCAGGGGATAGAGGGTGAAGCCCGGATTTTGCCCCGTGGGAAATTGCGGGATTTAGCAGCTGCTTTGGCGTGTGCTGATTTGGTGATTGCTGCTGACACTGGTCCGGCACGGATAGCGGCAGCGTTGAATGTGTTAACTATTACTTTGTTTGGTCCTTCTTGGTATGGGCGTTATGGTCAACCGCAGCCTCACGTCAATTTGCAAGGATACCCTGAGTGTCCTGAGCGCAATATTAGTAATTTTACAGTGCAGCAATGTTGGTACGGTGGGGTGTGCCCGTTGGATAAGGGTTGGCAAAGTTGTATGGAAAGGATTTCCGTTGATGAGGTTTTAAGTGTTGTGGAGGGGTTTTTAATCAACCGCCAAGACGAGCCAGCGCTGCAGGAGGGTTTCCCTCCGCAGGCGACTGGCGTCGCCAAGGGCGCCAAGAAAGAGAAGAAGAGGTCTATTAGTTAG
- a CDS encoding glycosyltransferase family 9 protein translates to MKSILENSKSNIQNPRLHGLRNILVMRLDNIGDVIMTSPALRAIKENLPTCRLTLMASPGGAQAAELLPWVDELLPWRVLWQDLGKLDFDPAREWELVRTLQDGKFDAAIIFTSFSQSPHPAGFLCYLAGVGLRVGESKEAGNGVLTLEVPSAPDEIHQVERNLRLIEAAGFEVYDRSLCIQIPKTAQQEAIDLLLATSSDRLSTYYNYILLNPWTSCQSRNYDSQRFAIAARQLAEVTQMPVVVTGVEKDRSKSPSLLATLGDYGIDLIGKTALSQLAALIANAKLVLTNNTSTMHIADATRTPTVVMFAGTELECQWEPRNGTSRLLRRPTTCSPCYAFTCPYQLECLDISPEEVVAAGLELINGS, encoded by the coding sequence ATGAAGTCGATACTAGAAAATTCAAAATCTAATATCCAAAATCCAAGGTTGCATGGTTTGCGTAATATTTTGGTGATGCGGCTGGACAACATTGGTGATGTAATTATGACGAGTCCGGCTTTGCGGGCTATTAAGGAAAATTTGCCGACTTGTCGTTTGACGTTAATGGCGAGTCCGGGTGGGGCACAAGCAGCAGAGTTATTACCTTGGGTGGATGAGCTTTTACCATGGCGTGTGCTATGGCAAGATTTGGGTAAGTTGGATTTTGATCCGGCGCGGGAGTGGGAATTGGTGAGGACGCTGCAAGATGGCAAGTTTGATGCGGCGATTATTTTCACGAGTTTTAGTCAAAGTCCTCATCCGGCAGGATTTTTGTGTTACTTGGCTGGTGTTGGGTTACGGGTGGGTGAGTCTAAGGAAGCGGGAAATGGTGTACTGACGCTAGAAGTACCGTCTGCACCGGATGAGATTCATCAAGTTGAACGAAATTTGAGATTAATAGAAGCTGCTGGGTTTGAAGTTTATGATCGCAGTCTTTGCATTCAAATTCCCAAAACTGCACAACAAGAAGCGATAGATCTATTATTAGCAACCAGTAGCGATCGCTTAAGCACTTACTACAACTATATCTTGCTCAACCCCTGGACAAGTTGCCAATCTCGCAATTATGACTCTCAACGCTTTGCGATCGCTGCACGTCAACTAGCAGAAGTTACTCAAATGCCTGTGGTGGTCACTGGTGTGGAAAAAGACCGCTCCAAAAGTCCATCTTTACTTGCTACACTAGGCGATTATGGAATTGACCTCATTGGCAAAACAGCTTTATCTCAACTAGCTGCACTCATTGCCAATGCAAAACTCGTGCTAACCAATAACACTTCAACAATGCATATAGCTGATGCTACCCGCACACCCACTGTTGTCATGTTTGCGGGAACTGAACTTGAGTGTCAATGGGAACCACGCAATGGTACTTCCCGCTTACTCCGCCGCCCTACCACCTGTAGTCCTTGTTACGCCTT
- a CDS encoding glycosyltransferase family 2 protein, translating to MTVDILIPTYSRPAALAVTLTSLIAQTYRDFRVVISDQTEDSNPVESGEVQAVLRVLRAHGHAVEVHKHLPRRGIAEQRQFLLEQATAPYALFLDDDLILEPFVVENMLAAIKEECCGFVGSAVIGLSFINDIRPHEQKIEFWDEPVQPESVKPDTPEWERWRLHNAANLYHVQKSLGLTQKEQRKYRVAWVGGCVMYDTEKLRRVGGYSFWQQLPSEHCGEDVLVQLRLMELYGGCGIIPSGVYHQELPTTIIDRSSPADQYVELM from the coding sequence ATGACCGTTGATATCCTTATTCCTACCTATTCTCGCCCTGCTGCTTTGGCTGTCACCCTGACTAGCCTGATAGCCCAAACTTACCGTGACTTTCGCGTTGTCATTTCTGACCAAACTGAGGATAGCAACCCGGTGGAGAGTGGCGAGGTGCAAGCGGTGCTGCGTGTGCTTCGTGCTCATGGTCATGCGGTGGAAGTCCACAAACACTTACCCCGTCGAGGAATTGCAGAACAACGGCAATTTTTGCTGGAGCAAGCAACAGCTCCCTATGCGCTTTTCCTTGATGATGACTTGATTTTAGAACCTTTTGTGGTTGAAAATATGCTTGCTGCCATAAAAGAAGAATGTTGCGGTTTCGTTGGCAGTGCGGTTATTGGACTCAGCTTTATTAATGATATCCGCCCCCACGAGCAAAAAATTGAGTTTTGGGACGAGCCAGTGCAGCCGGAGAGTGTCAAACCTGACACACCAGAATGGGAACGCTGGCGTTTGCATAACGCCGCTAATCTTTATCATGTCCAGAAAAGCTTGGGTCTAACCCAGAAAGAGCAGCGTAAGTACCGCGTTGCTTGGGTGGGTGGCTGTGTCATGTATGATACAGAAAAGCTTCGCAGGGTCGGTGGGTACTCGTTCTGGCAGCAGCTTCCCTCGGAACACTGTGGTGAGGATGTTTTGGTGCAGTTGCGGTTGATGGAACTTTACGGCGGTTGTGGGATTATTCCTTCGGGTGTCTATCATCAAGAGTTGCCCACCACGATTATTGACCGTAGTTCTCCTGCGGATCAATACGTAGAACTAATGTAG
- the waaF gene encoding lipopolysaccharide heptosyltransferase II has translation MTTWKTAENILCIRLDTIGDVLMTTPAIHALKASHPTRRITLLTSSAGASTASLVPEIDEVIVYDAPWLKATAPRLNSRPEYEMAEHLRRLKFDGAIIFTVYSQNPLPSAFLCYLADIPLRLAHCHENPYQLLTDWVKDPEPEHCVRHEVRRQLDLVATIACYADDERMSLRVPEKALASVKDILQQLGITQQRPWVVIHPGATAASRRYAPEKFAVVARSLIQDMGIAVIFTGTEPERELVTGIQTATGVVSHSLVGCLNLNELAALLSLAPLLISNNTGPVHIAAAVGTPVVDLYALTNPQHTPWGVPNRVLFHDVPCKNCYKSICPEGHQNCLQLVTPESVVDAACELLNSPPATLATVKT, from the coding sequence ATGACTACCTGGAAAACTGCTGAAAACATCCTGTGCATCCGACTCGACACGATTGGCGATGTGTTGATGACTACACCAGCAATTCACGCCTTAAAAGCATCACATCCCACCCGTCGAATTACGCTGCTCACTTCCTCTGCGGGTGCATCAACTGCCTCACTAGTACCAGAGATTGATGAAGTGATTGTCTACGATGCACCTTGGTTAAAAGCAACAGCGCCGCGACTCAATAGCCGTCCTGAGTACGAAATGGCAGAACACCTGCGGCGTCTCAAGTTTGATGGTGCCATTATTTTTACTGTATATAGTCAAAATCCTTTACCCTCTGCATTTCTCTGCTATTTGGCAGATATTCCCCTACGGCTAGCTCATTGTCATGAAAACCCCTACCAACTGCTAACAGATTGGGTAAAAGACCCAGAACCAGAGCATTGTGTGCGTCATGAAGTGCGTCGTCAACTGGATTTAGTTGCTACGATTGCCTGTTATGCAGATGACGAAAGAATGTCCCTGCGTGTCCCAGAAAAAGCTTTAGCTAGCGTTAAGGATATTCTCCAACAACTCGGCATTACCCAGCAACGTCCTTGGGTGGTCATTCATCCTGGTGCAACGGCTGCTTCACGCCGCTACGCGCCTGAGAAATTTGCTGTTGTTGCCCGCAGTTTAATACAAGACATGGGTATTGCGGTCATCTTTACAGGCACGGAACCAGAACGAGAACTGGTTACAGGAATTCAAACGGCTACGGGTGTTGTGTCTCATTCACTTGTCGGGTGCCTGAACCTGAATGAACTGGCAGCACTTTTATCACTTGCCCCTCTGCTCATTTCCAATAATACTGGTCCCGTTCACATTGCTGCTGCTGTTGGTACACCAGTTGTGGACTTGTACGCTCTCACCAACCCTCAGCACACTCCTTGGGGTGTTCCCAACCGCGTACTGTTCCATGATGTTCCCTGTAAAAACTGTTACAAGAGTATTTGCCCTGAAGGACACCAAAATTGCCTGCAACTGGTTACACCAGAATCTGTTGTTGATGCTGCTTGTGAACTGCTCAATTCTCCCCCTGCTACCCTTGCCACTGTTAAGACATGA